In the Callospermophilus lateralis isolate mCalLat2 chromosome 19, mCalLat2.hap1, whole genome shotgun sequence genome, AGGATCTCAAATGACATCAAGAATTAAggagagctgggtgcagtggtacacacctataatcctagtggctcaggaggctggggcaggaggatcacaattttgagggCAGCGTCAGCAACTTTAAGCAACtaaagtctcaaaataaaatataaaaagggctggggaggtggctcaggaacacccctgggttcagtcctgatacacacacaaaaaaaaaaagagttaagaaGAAAAGGCCCAGAACGCAGAAAGGCAGAAGGGGGGTTCAAGAGGTTGCCATTGTCAATAAGCCACTCAGGAAGCCACATGGTGAAGGTGACCAGATGGAGGTGAAGGAGGGAGCCGTAAAGGTGTGTGAGGGAGAACATAATCCAAGAGGGGCATGGAAAGAGGAAAGAGGTATAGATGAGTGTCTGGCTAGTGGTATCAAGGGCTTGACCCCTTCCCTCTGCTCACCTCCAGCCTGTTCTGGGCCCTCCCTGAATCTGCTGTCCTGGCTTGGCACTCAGAGCCCAGCTGTGCTCCCTTCCCAGGACCCAGCTGCAggacacgcacatgcacacacgtCCACACTCATCTGCACGTGCGCCTTGTCCTGACCACACACCCCCAATAGACTGCTCTCCAGGGCCCCTGACTCCTGCGTCACTGTCCTGACCTAACTATGACGAGGGGGTCGGGGAcagttgggggtgggggaggacacAGTCTTGAGGAAAGGGTGGAGCCTTTTGAGCTGTGGGACCTGCCCCTCCTCTCACAGTGACTTATCAAGATCCCTGGGTTCCTGCCCACCAGAAGGGAAGGCAGATGACAGGCCACCAGCCTTTAGGTGATGAAGCCTGCTAGATAGGGTGACTTGTCCCCTGGGATATTTGGAGAGTTAGGATTACAGCTTGGCAGGGAGTTGGGGAGAAGCCCGTTGTCCTCCCCACACCCAATCTCAGTGCCATAGTAATCCTGTTGAAGGCAGAGGCTGGTCTGGGGTCCGAATACAACCCAGATGTACTTGGATATGCCCCAGCAGGGTCCATTAATTAATCTGTCCTCGGTGGCAGGGGACCCTGGGGAACAGGAAGAAAGTAAGAGGGTACCTGGAGCTCCCCCTCCAGTGCCCCCCATCTTGCCACCCAGTGCCCCTCCATCTGCCTGCTGTATTTCTCTGGTGTGATGCTGACCCAGCCCTGGAGCCCTTAAGAAGGTCTCCTCCCTGACTTCCCCATCGACTCCCTACCTAACCCTACCCCCGTTCACTTTCCCATTGAACAGCCCCCTTTGTGTGATTCCCTTGAGCAGTGGTTCCCCACTGCCTCGGAATTGAGGACCTCCCTGGCCTGTCACCCACCCAACTTCCCAGCATCTTCTCCCAATGCCCATTCCTACTCCCTCCATCCCCAGTGCTCACTCCAATGCTTGTGCCTCCTGCCCTTTCCTAACTGTGCCTTCCTCCTGGGTCACCTTCCCACACTATCTCCTCTTTTTCTTCAAATCACAAACCCAAGTTTCCCTCCTCTTCCCCATTCCTGCAGCAGGAAGTTGTCTCCTTCCTCTAAGCTGCCATCATCTAGGTACAATCTCAGGTCTCTCGCTGTCAGAGCCACCATGTCCATCTGTCAGTCTAGCACTGAAAACTCCAGGAGATATTTATTAAAAGTCTCTGCTGGGAGGGATACTCTCTCTAGACATGTGGCACAGGTGTCCTGGTACACAGAGAAGGAAAGGCAGTATATGGAAAGTCTCATACAACTTGGTTCCTGCCAAGTACCCGGGCTGtttatgggccttactctgccatGGGGAGCATTCCATGGGTATCTCCATGCCCGGCTCCTCAGCCAGAGAATGGGAGGAGTGAGCCATTTCTGGCCAGCTATCTTCCTGAGATCCTGGACTTGGGAAACCTCATCTCCTTTCTGAGTAGTCAGCCATGAAGCCCAGCTTGAAAGGGACAGTTATGACAAAATGGTGGCTGAGGAGGAGTCAGGCTCTGTTCCACAGATTCCTCCTGGCAGCCAATTGAAATTGAAGATCCAAGTAAAAGCAAATTTACAACCCCCCTGAGCTGTCCTAAACCCCAggcagcacggagccccagctgcTTGGAGTCTGGCTGGGGAGAGGGGGGCCTCTGGGCCCCCCATGCTGCCTCCTTTCCAAGCAGTGGCTTCTTGGCTCAGGAATTCAGCCAGCCGGCCCAGAAGACCTTCTGTGCTGGGAAGTAGGGTGGCCAGGGTCCTGGGAGGGGGTGTGtgtggcgggggcggggggggggggagcttcCTGGCCCTTGGGAACTGGGAAAGAAGCAAGAATGCTGGAGAAGGGGTTCCTGCTGGAGAATCAAGGCCGAGTCCTTTTCAAGGTTAGTttggagaaactgaggcaaggGATGCTTTCTTGGTCATAAAGCAGCCAACAGAATCAGACCTCTAGGTTTCTGTTCTCAGCAAGCAGCTCTGTGAAGGGGCTCAGTGGCTGAAAGGGGCTGTCTGGTGAACATCAGAGCTGAATCGGTGACCTGAACTCTGCTACTGACTTGCCAGGCACCTATCTTGGCCAGGTGACCTTTTCTCGGAATGGAGATTCTGTAGAATGGAGATGGCAAAAATGATGGGCATTGCTTCCCAGGGCTGTGACAGACTAGAGGACATCTGGCATATGAATCAAGAACACAGCTATTATTATTCTTGTAGTCCTTGGTCTTCCTCTGGCATTGTCTACCGTTCCCTCCTGGGAGTTGGCGACAGATTCGTGGCACCTTGCCTTTGGTACAGTAGCTGCCCTGACCATGCATCTTGCTGGAAAAAGGTCATCAAATAGAGGGGCCTTGACCACACTTCAGCAACTAGCACCTGGACACAGTTTTCACTCCCTGCAAAAGCTGTGGGTGGATAAGGGGCAGATATCAAGACAGTTCAAAACTTGGTTTATtcaaagcctggggcccaccaggtATTTCTTGGGGAGACCCAGAGAAGCCCCAGTAACCTTGGTCTGAGTGAGACCTTTGGGCATACCCTAAACAAGCCCTGAAACATTACAAGATCACCTTCCCTGGTTATTTATGTCTTAAATCCCCCAAATACTTGAGTCCTTTCAGGCTCCCACAGCACCACAGACCTCCACATCTTGTCAGATTTCTGCAGAAAGTACCAGACCACATCTTAGGATTCTAGTTCTTAAGTATTGTGAAATATTCTCAAGCCCCTTCCTATATTACTAATCCTGTATCAGAAGATGGGGCTGGTAAATGGTCCAAAGTAGCTTTTCTgtctaaacaaaaacaaaattagaaagtcttaactttaaaaaaaagcacCACTGAGCCAGATGTTATTATCACAACCataatcccaggtactcaggaggctgaagcaggaggatcacaagttcaaggctgacTTGGGCAACTTCAcaggaccctgtcttaaaataaaaaattaaatggactggggatgtagctcagtggtagagtacttgcctagcatgtaggagGTCTTCAGTTCTACCCCAGAACTGcacagacaaaaccaaaaacgcaTCTTACAATTTAAATGGAAGGATTTTTTCCTACCACGTAGACCTTTCCAGAGGTATGGTTATAATgacaagtttcattttgttaACACAGAACTTAGTGACTTCATGAGGATTTTACATGAATTCCACTGAGCTCTTGTTCCTATATAGGAATATAGTCCACACTCAACTTCAAGGAAGCTTATAGCAACCTTAGACATACGCTTCAACACCCAAACTTAGCAAATATGTTCCCAAATTGTTCATGGTTCACTAAGAACTAATGAACTATCAGAACTTGATGTTTGATCCCACAAGTATTCCCCTAATCTGATGTAAATAGCTCTTTGGCTTGTGTCTTAGTTCATAGCCAGCAAATAATTTTAGTCCTTTCAGGAAAGTGTATTTTTCTTGCAGCAAACAAGACTTACCGACTCTGAGTTGGAAGAAATCTAAGAGGTCCTGGGAAGGTGAAGGTCCACCCTCTGCTTGTGTATTTCCAGTGACAAGACATCTGATATCTCAGAGAATTAGAGGCTTGTTTCAGTGAAGCAGCAGGTATCCCCTGTGTACCAATCCATGCATCCATCTACCATTCATTCACCAGAAAAGCATTTCTTGAGGTTATCCCTCAGTTTTGTAACTAACTCCCTGATCACCTTACCTAGAGAACAAGGGACCAGTCATGAACAGGCTTTGTACAAAAatcaacattttctttctttttttttttaatatttattttttagttttaggtggacacaatatctttattttatttttatgtggagctgagaattgaacccagtgccccatgcatgctaggcgagtgcaccCCACTTgatccacatcctcagccccaacatttcttattataaaaacaatatgtaatttttgaACAACAAGAAAACACAGTTAAACCGCAACCCAAACTAAAAAGTGCCCATAATGCCATTAGAGAGATGGAGTTGTAAGTGgccattttcattcttttttcttgggtCTTGCCCCAAATCTCTGTGTAACTGGACACCCTTTGCCCTGAGGAACTACGTTTGAACATACTTGTCCGACTCCTCCAGAGATTCAAGAGTTTGTGAACATGACATTGTTCCCCCAACTTCTGACCAAGCACTAGGAACACacttgggacaaagtgctgggccTTCTTAGGAAGGTCATCAGCCAGTTTAAACCAGTTCCTGTGTCCTAAGGGCCTGGCCTCTCCCTTTCTATGCCTGGCACCATCAAAAGCCTGACAAAACTAATAGCCCAGACAtcacctcccttcccttctccccAGTCTAAGATGCCTAAAACCATTTCTTAGCCAGATGGCTTTAATCCACTGGATAGTAGCCCTGTTGACTGAGTCCTTACTATTACTAGGACAGTTCCAAGCAATTTGCAAATTACTTGTCTTTTTAAATCTGTCTTGCTTCCCACTGGACTTTATAGGACCAACATTTAATACCTCTTCTGGAAGGCATGGCGCCCAGCACAAATCCCCACAAATAGCAGATGCTCAAAGATGCTATGGATGATATGCGAATGTCTACACCTCCTCCAAGATAAGCATTTGGATTTGAATCTGACCTCCTGGAATCTGTTTCTGAATTGGGAGTTCATTTCCCATTTATTGTGGGGTCTGCACCGATTGAGTAAAAAGGATTGACACACTTGTGTCCTCCCACCTCCTCTGTTGGACTAAGCTAAGGTGGAGGTCAGAGAGCCAGTAGAGGGAACAGAGTTTGGGGCTGGCCTCTCTGCAGAGGTCCCTAAAGACACAAGGATTCTTTGCTCCACCCACTCTGCATGGACCCAACAGATACATGAGCCTGGTTCACACCCACTACCTGCTCCCACTTTCTAAAGTCCCTCTTGCTTCAGTAGCAACATCTATGGGCTGGTTCCCCAGATGCCACTGAGGAAAGCCCCACTGGCAAGCAGTAAGGAAACATGGAAGAGAAACAGCAAATCGGCCAGGAGTGGGAGCTGCCAAAACAAACCAAGTGCAAAACGGCCGCCTGCCACCACCTCAGCTGGGCCCAGGCCAGGAGCGCAGACAAGAACACATACGTGCAGGGAGACACACAGGCCATTGAGTTCCTTGCAGGCTTCCCACTATGCTACTGGAACTATTGGGGGCTCCAGAGTAAGGGAGCCTTGCAGTCAAGGGTGATGGAGGGAGGAGGATGACAGAAATGTCAGCAGCCTCATCTCCCCAGTGTCTCCTGCTTCTTAGGCACCTTTTGTCCCTCCATTTCCAGAACATGCCCTGCCTATGAGTCCCCCTTGATTTCCCTGCCAGATTGCCCCTTCCCTCTTTACTGCCTGTCAAACTCTTATTTATCCTTCAATACCAGGTCAAAGGTGAAGCCACTTTGGACCCCCAGAGGAAGTCAGCCCTTAACATGTCTTCACTTTTATTACCATAGCAACTATTACTTCTTACACATCTTACTCATTCACAAATGTATGTGTGTCCACTTCCCCATTAAGTGCTGAAGTTCCTATGGACCATACCATATACACAAGCCAGAGGAAGGGATTTCAATTAGGAGCTTGTAAGGCTTTCAGGTTCAAACCAAATTGCCTTCATAGTAACTATGATAAAATTCAGTTACTAACCTTCCAAGGCTTTCAAACTCTTAAGACCTCAAACAATAGTCAATACCACAATTTATAAATAACTAGTACACATGTATATACAATTATTTCTTGGTGTCTGAGTGGGACTGGTACCAGGACCCCGCTGAGAATACCAAAATCCAAGGATATTTAagccccttatataaaatggcacaggATTTGCATAGAATTTGTCCACATCctcttgtatattttattttggtactggggattgaacccaggggcactttaccactgagctacatttccagccctttttgagacaaggtctccctaagttgctgaggctgaccttgagctTGCAAACCTTTTTCATCTCTCAAATTGCTAAATTACAGGTATGAGCTACTGAGCTCTCGTATACATTTTAAATTACCTTTAGAGTACTTATAATTCCCAAGATAATGTAAATGTGTGTAAAAAATTGATATATTATTCAGGAAATGACAAGAATAGACAGTCTGTATATTTAATACAcactaattttttaatatttttaattgaatcCAAAGATGCAGAGCTTGTGGATAAAGAAGGCTAACTACATGTACATATCTGATTGAAAAAGCTTCAGTAAAATAATAccaagtcaggcacagtggcacacacctataaactCAGCTACTCTggtgactaaggcaggaggattacaagtttgaagaTTACATGAATTTAGCAAGaacatgtctcaaaattttttttttaatttttaaaaaataaatgggagCTGGGTgccgtggcacacgcctgtaataccagcagcttgggaggctgaggcaggaggatctcaagttcaaagccagcctcagcaaactcactgacaccttgtctctaaataaaatacaaaatagagctagggatgtggctcagtggtcgaatacccccgagttcaatccccagagccaaaaataaataaattaaaaataaacaggagtgcacacctgtaatcccagctaagacaggaggattgcaagttcaaggtcagcctcaacaattcagtgagaccctatctcaaaataaaaaggtctagggatgtggctcagtggctaagcatccCTGGGGTCCATTCCtgctaccaaaaaataaaacctgggatgtagctcagtagtagagtgcccgtggactcaatccctagtacctacccacctccaaaactaaattgtatttttttttagcttagtTGCATTTTAATAACAAGGCTGTGACTCAGTATATTGATCTCAAGGTCCACAAACCTGTCACCATCACTTTGATAAACATTGCTTGAGATGACTCTGGTTTGATAAACCTGAAAGATCAGATCATCCCATAAATACCCAAATGAGAAAGCATGTATTACCTGTGTGCCCAGTAATTATTCAGGGGAAGACTTATCTTTCTCACCAAACAGCCTAGCCAGAAAGGCTTCAAAGGCTCTGGACTCCAGTTGCCCAGAAGCTACCTGGGCCCTGCAGAACCAGGAATTAAATCAGTCAAAACTGTCCATTCCTTCCATAGAGCCTGACATTAGGAGATTCCATTTGCTTCCATCATCCTTAAATCACCTTTCCTGTGCCTGGGAACCATTACCAGGGAGGAGTCTGGCAAATCTATAGGCATACAACAAGCCCAGCTGCATAGGCAGCCACGTGGCCTTTATCCATCCAGTCTTCCTCCGAGGGCATGAAAAATGTTACGGTGGACATCGAGATTCTTGAGCTTCTGTACCCACTAAACAGTTTGTTAAGGTTACAATGTCAtaatctgttctgtaggaaacatCTGGATTACCCTCCTGTACCTAAAAAACTTGTAAAGTTTACTACTCTCCCTATTCAGGGACACATAGAATTGCACAGGGAAGAAGCAGTAGCAGTGAGTGGCAGGGCACCATCACAacttgtagtttttattgtacagGACAAGAAAGATCCACTGTTGGGGCCCAAAAAGAGACAATACACCTCCCTGCCCTCAATTCAGAGTCCTTGAGCTGAGAGAACAGGCCTTTCTTTTGGCACCAGGGACTGaaaccaggggtgtttaaccactgagccacatctcagccctttttcttttgagagggGCCTAgtaggtgaggctggctttgaactttgaatcctcctgcctcagcctcccgagtctctgGGATGAGTGCTCTATCACCCCGGCTTAACAGGTCTGTTCTGAGTTCTGGCAGTCATCAGTGAAAGAGCCAAGTCAAGACAGCCACATCCGGGCCTACCTGACGTGGTGGGGGAAGGGGGAGGTAataaggggggggggggcagctTTATTTCGATTACTTGGGCGTGACCCTGAAGACTCGGATGTGGATGGCCGAGTTGTTGCGGATTCGGGTCAGTGGCTCTCTGGTGTCAGTTTCTGGTTCCAGTTCATCCACAAGCTCCACAGTGGAGGTATTGGCAGCCACCTGCAAGGACCCGAAGCTGCCTGCCTGCAACTGCAGGGCAATGTTGATGGCGCGATTGATGGCCAGTCCCAAGCCGTGAATGTAGATCTCAGTGCATGCATTCTGACCCCGTGTCCCTCCGTCCAGAAGCTTCTGGCAGCGGGCCAGCTGGGCCTTAAAGTCAGTCTTCATGTTGACATAAATGTCATTGGGCCTCCGGGGCAGGCGGTGGGGAAGCCTTTTCCGAAGGGTGTACTCCACCGGGTCCAGCTCAGCGTCTACTGCCCCGCGGGGCTCTCGGTTTTCAGCCATGCTGTGCACCCTGGCATGGGAAAGGGACAAGATGGGAGAGTCACAACCTACTCCGGGTATTTTCCCATCCCGCTTCCCGTACAAAAGGTGTACCCGGGAGGGGGCACGGTTGACGCCCCTCTTCCCTTCCAGCCTCTCTCCCCACCTCAGGTTCTTATTCGTTCGTCGAGTCTTCCCCAACCTCACGCACCTCCACCGCCCCCTCCGCCAGCTCTACCGCGCCTACCCTCTGCGCTCCACAGTGCCTTCCGGGCGCGCGGCCCGCTCCGCCAGCCCACTCAAGGGTATGCGGAGCAACCCAAATAGAGGCTGGATTCCGCGACCTTCAGTCGCGGAAAGGATATGAAGGCGGCGCGCGACACGCACGCCAGACCCCAGCCCAAAAAAGGGTGGCGAACTGCGCCCCTGCGCCCAGCCGTCCGCGAATTGCCTTCCCGGCCTCCGTTCTCCCCGCCCCTTTCCTGAGCGCTCGCGCGAGTGCGCGAGGAGTTTGAGCACCGCGAGGCTTCCAGGCGTGACGGGATCTACACGTGTAcgccgggggcggggcgggggaggGGCCAGGAGGTGCGGGGCGGGGCTCCTCCGGTCAATCCTGGGTTCCCTGCCGCGGAAGAGGTCTAGGAGTGGGGGGAGAGCAGCAGTTAGCTATCCCAGGGGCCTGAGCGGGGGCTTCTGAGCAGACAGCGGGCGAGTTCAGAAGAACGTGATCGCGAAGGTCAGCAGAGGTGTGGGTAGATGTAGACAGCTGACCTCTCGCCCAAGGTCCCTGTAGCCCAAGGATCGAAGGGGGATTTAGTAAAGGCCGGGTCCCCACCTTGCCCGAGGAAAGAGCCCGGGGACACCCCTGTAGCTCACGGAACCGATCTTTCTCTCCTGAGTGCGGGGCCACAAGCTCTGCGCCCAGCCTTAAGAGCTGCTCACCCACACCTCTGCTAGCTTCCCCAGCTTTTCGGCCGCTAGCCGAAACCCCAGAGCAGAGACGTACCGCCCCCTGGCGGGAAGGGCTGGGGTTCGCAGCTCCCCAAGGCCTGTGAGGACCGGCCTTTGTTCAAGATTGGTTTAGCTTCTGGACAGTTCCCTTGGAAAGGACTTAGACCTGCACTGGGGACCTTGAACAATTGGGCTTTGGCTTCCCCATCACTCAAATAGGGATGCTAATTGAGTTGTTAAACCCATTGTCTTCTTGTAAATTGTTAAGTCTGCAGTGAGTTGGCTTGTTTATGCTCTCCAGACTCTTCTCTAGTTGCCATGGGCGGGGTCTGACTTACTGGATCAAAGGTTGGAAAGAGAACTTAGCCCCACATCATCTAGATCCTGCAGTTTTCTTCTTTAGCTTCAGA is a window encoding:
- the Pop7 gene encoding ribonuclease P protein subunit p20; this encodes MAENREPRGAVDAELDPVEYTLRKRLPHRLPRRPNDIYVNMKTDFKAQLARCQKLLDGGTRGQNACTEIYIHGLGLAINRAINIALQLQAGSFGSLQVAANTSTVELVDELEPETDTREPLTRIRNNSAIHIRVFRVTPK